A window of Amycolatopsis australiensis contains these coding sequences:
- the glpK gene encoding glycerol kinase GlpK encodes MPDFVGAVDQGTTSTRFMIFDHGGNEIARHQLEHEQILPKPGWVEHDATEIWERTRSVIATALNKANLTAGDLAALGITNQRETTVVWNRRTGRPYGNAIVWQDTRTDRIASALEREGKGDVIRRKAGLPPATYFSGGKLQWILENVPGVREDAEKGDALFGTTDSWLIWNLTGGPDGGVHVTDPTNASRTMLMDLETLDWDDELLSFFGVPRQMLPAIRPSSNPGRFGTTRADGPLGGEVALTGVLGDQQAATVGQVCFRPGEAKNTYGTGNFLLLNTGQELVRSKHGLLTTLCYQFGDDKPVYALEGSIAVTGSAVQWLRDQLGIISGASQSESLARQVEDNGGVYFVPAFSGLFAPYWRSDARGAIVGLTRATTNAHLARATLEAICYQTRDVVEAMQNDSGVTLDVLRVDGGVTANELCMQLQADILGVPVSKPVVAETTALGAAYAAGLAVGFWSSTDELEQNWNEDKRWTPSWSDEQRAEGYAGWQKAVGRTLDWVDVQ; translated from the coding sequence ATGCCGGACTTCGTCGGTGCCGTGGACCAGGGCACGACCAGCACCCGCTTCATGATCTTCGACCACGGCGGCAACGAGATCGCCCGCCACCAGCTCGAGCACGAGCAGATCCTGCCCAAGCCGGGCTGGGTCGAGCACGACGCCACCGAGATCTGGGAACGCACCCGCTCGGTCATCGCGACCGCGCTCAACAAGGCCAACCTCACCGCCGGTGACCTCGCCGCGCTGGGCATCACCAACCAGCGCGAGACCACCGTCGTCTGGAACCGCCGCACCGGCCGCCCCTACGGCAACGCGATCGTCTGGCAGGACACCCGCACCGACCGCATCGCCTCGGCGCTGGAGCGCGAGGGCAAGGGCGACGTGATCCGCCGCAAGGCCGGCCTGCCGCCCGCGACGTACTTCTCCGGCGGCAAGCTGCAGTGGATCCTCGAGAACGTCCCGGGCGTGCGCGAGGACGCCGAGAAGGGCGACGCCCTCTTCGGCACCACCGACTCGTGGCTCATCTGGAACCTCACCGGCGGACCGGACGGCGGCGTGCACGTCACCGACCCGACCAACGCGTCCCGCACGATGCTGATGGACCTGGAGACCCTCGACTGGGACGACGAGCTGCTGTCGTTCTTCGGCGTACCGCGGCAGATGCTCCCGGCGATCCGGCCGTCGTCGAACCCCGGCCGCTTCGGCACCACCCGCGCGGACGGCCCGCTCGGCGGCGAGGTCGCCCTCACGGGTGTCCTCGGCGACCAGCAGGCCGCCACCGTCGGGCAGGTGTGCTTCCGGCCCGGCGAGGCCAAGAACACCTACGGCACCGGCAACTTCCTGCTGCTGAACACCGGCCAGGAGCTGGTCCGCTCGAAGCACGGCCTGCTCACGACGCTGTGCTACCAGTTCGGCGACGACAAGCCGGTCTACGCGCTGGAAGGCTCGATCGCCGTCACCGGCTCGGCCGTGCAGTGGCTGCGCGACCAGCTGGGCATCATCAGCGGCGCGTCCCAGAGCGAGAGCCTGGCCCGCCAGGTCGAGGACAACGGCGGCGTCTACTTCGTCCCGGCGTTCTCCGGTCTGTTCGCGCCGTACTGGCGCTCGGACGCCCGCGGCGCGATCGTCGGCCTCACCCGCGCGACGACCAACGCCCACCTGGCCCGGGCCACCCTGGAAGCGATCTGCTACCAGACCCGCGACGTCGTCGAGGCGATGCAGAACGACTCCGGCGTGACGCTGGACGTGCTGCGGGTGGACGGCGGCGTGACCGCCAACGAGCTGTGCATGCAGCTGCAGGCGGACATCCTCGGCGTGCCGGTGTCGAAGCCGGTCGTCGCCGAGACCACCGCGCTCGGTGCCGCCTACGCGGCCGGCCTGGCCGTCGGGTTCTGGTCCTCGACCGACGAGCTGGAGCAGAACTGGAACGAAGACAAGCGCTGGACGCCGTCGTGGAGCGACGAGCAGCGCGCCGAGGGCTACGCGGGCTGGCAGAAGGCCGTCGGCCGCACGCTCGACTGGGTCGACGTGCAGTGA
- a CDS encoding aminoglycoside phosphotransferase family protein, producing MHADQHAVDTGPVRRLVDGQFPRWAGLPLTPLASGGTVNAVYRLGDDLTVRLPLTEGGSGDIAKERRILGTLGGLPVAVPAVVAVGEPAEGYPWPWAVHGWLDGAPAREGHAARGLAEFVLAHRANRADGPPAFRGQPLSTVDTATRRAIEDLSRTDEPFDPAAALAAWSEALDAPEWAGPPCWVHGDLMPGNLLLRDGHLTGVLDWATAGLGDPAADLIPAWNLLTADTRQGFRDAVGADDATWARGRGRALSMAVIQLPYYRHTNPVISANARYVLTELGCVPAP from the coding sequence ATGCACGCGGATCAGCACGCGGTCGACACCGGCCCGGTCCGGCGGCTCGTCGACGGGCAGTTCCCCCGCTGGGCCGGGTTGCCGCTGACTCCCCTGGCCTCCGGCGGCACGGTCAACGCCGTGTACCGCCTCGGCGACGACTTGACCGTCCGGCTTCCGCTCACCGAGGGCGGCTCCGGCGACATCGCGAAGGAACGCCGGATCCTCGGCACCCTCGGCGGGCTGCCGGTGGCGGTCCCGGCCGTCGTCGCGGTGGGCGAACCGGCCGAGGGCTATCCGTGGCCGTGGGCGGTGCACGGCTGGCTCGACGGCGCACCGGCACGCGAAGGCCACGCAGCGCGCGGCCTGGCGGAGTTCGTCCTCGCGCACCGGGCGAACCGGGCCGACGGTCCCCCGGCCTTCCGCGGGCAGCCGCTGTCCACCGTGGACACGGCCACGCGCCGGGCGATCGAAGACCTGAGCCGCACCGACGAGCCCTTCGACCCGGCCGCGGCGCTCGCCGCCTGGAGCGAAGCGCTCGACGCTCCGGAGTGGGCCGGACCGCCGTGCTGGGTGCACGGCGACCTGATGCCGGGCAACCTCCTGCTGCGCGACGGCCACCTGACCGGAGTCCTCGACTGGGCCACCGCGGGCCTCGGCGACCCGGCGGCCGACCTGATCCCGGCGTGGAACCTGCTCACCGCGGACACCCGGCAAGGCTTCCGCGACGCCGTCGGCGCCGACGACGCGACCTGGGCGCGCGGCCGCGGCCGGGCCTTGTCGATGGCCGTGATCCAGCTGCCGTACTACCGGCACACCAACCCGGTGATCTCGGCCAACGCCCGGTACGTGCTCACGGAGCTGGGCTGCGTCCCGGCTCCGTGA
- the argG gene encoding argininosuccinate synthase, translating into MSKVLTSLPVGERVGIAFSGGLDTSVAVAWMRDKGAVPCTYTADIGQYDEPDIASVPGRAHAYGAEIARLVDCKEALVEEGLAALTCGAFHIRSGGRSYFNTTPLGRAVTGTLLVRAMLEDDVQIWGDGSTFKGNDIERFYRYGLLANPSLRIYKPWLDAAFVTELGGRKEMSEWLLAHDLPYRDSTEKAYSTDANIWGATHEAKSLEHLDTGIEIVKPIMGVRFWDPEVEIAPEDVTIGFEQGRPVTINGKEFATAVDLVLEANAIGGRHGLGMSDQIENRIIEAKSRGIYEAPGMALLHAAYERLVNAIHNEDTLASYHNEGRRLGRLMYEGRWLDPQAMMLRESLQRWVGTAITGEVTLRLRRGEDYSILDTSGPAFSYHPDKLSMERTEDSAFGPVDRIGQLTMRNLDIADSRAKLEQYASLGMVGGNSHPKLIGAAQAASTGLIGAMPEGGAEVIASRGKAGNDVLLDQAAMESGTD; encoded by the coding sequence ATGTCCAAGGTGCTCACTTCCCTGCCCGTCGGCGAGCGTGTCGGTATCGCCTTCTCCGGTGGCCTCGACACTTCCGTAGCGGTCGCGTGGATGCGCGACAAGGGCGCGGTGCCCTGCACCTACACCGCCGACATCGGCCAGTACGACGAGCCCGACATCGCGTCGGTGCCCGGGCGGGCCCACGCCTACGGCGCCGAGATCGCCCGGCTGGTCGACTGCAAGGAAGCACTGGTCGAAGAGGGTCTGGCGGCGCTGACCTGCGGAGCGTTCCACATCCGCTCCGGCGGTCGCAGCTACTTCAACACGACCCCGCTCGGCCGCGCGGTCACCGGCACGCTGCTGGTGCGCGCCATGCTCGAGGACGACGTCCAGATCTGGGGCGACGGCTCGACCTTCAAGGGCAACGACATCGAGCGCTTCTACCGCTACGGCCTGCTGGCCAACCCCTCCCTGCGGATCTACAAGCCGTGGCTCGACGCCGCGTTCGTCACCGAGCTCGGTGGCCGCAAGGAGATGTCGGAGTGGCTGCTGGCGCACGACCTGCCCTACCGCGACAGCACCGAGAAGGCGTACTCGACCGACGCCAACATCTGGGGCGCCACGCACGAGGCGAAGTCCCTGGAGCACCTGGACACCGGCATCGAGATCGTCAAGCCGATCATGGGCGTGCGGTTCTGGGACCCCGAGGTCGAGATCGCGCCCGAGGACGTCACGATCGGGTTCGAGCAGGGCCGTCCGGTGACGATCAACGGCAAGGAGTTCGCCACCGCCGTCGACCTGGTCCTGGAGGCCAACGCGATCGGCGGCCGGCACGGCCTCGGCATGTCCGACCAGATCGAGAACCGGATCATCGAGGCGAAGAGCCGGGGCATCTACGAGGCGCCGGGCATGGCGCTGCTGCACGCGGCCTACGAGCGGCTGGTCAACGCGATCCACAACGAGGACACCCTCGCCAGCTACCACAACGAGGGCCGCCGGCTCGGCCGCCTGATGTACGAAGGCCGCTGGCTGGACCCGCAGGCCATGATGCTGCGCGAGTCGCTGCAGCGCTGGGTGGGCACCGCGATCACCGGCGAGGTGACCCTGCGGCTGCGCCGCGGCGAGGACTACTCGATCCTCGACACCTCGGGCCCGGCGTTCAGCTACCACCCGGACAAGCTGTCGATGGAGCGGACCGAGGACTCGGCGTTCGGCCCGGTCGACCGGATCGGCCAGCTGACCATGCGCAACCTCGACATCGCGGACTCGCGGGCGAAGCTGGAGCAGTACGCGAGCCTCGGCATGGTCGGCGGCAACTCGCACCCGAAGCTGATCGGCGCCGCCCAGGCGGCCTCGACCGGGCTGATCGGCGCGATGCCCGAAGGCGGCGCCGAGGTGATCGCCTCGCGCGGCAAGGCGGGCAACGACGTCCTGCTCGACCAGGCCGCGATGGAGTCCGGCACCGACTGA
- a CDS encoding glycerol-3-phosphate dehydrogenase/oxidase — MTPLSPQYRAETLRKLVDEEIDVLVVGGGVTGAGVALDAASRGLSTALVEARDFAAGTSSRSSKLIHGGLRYLEQLDFKLVREALKERGLLLQKLAPHLVRPVKFLVPLQHRVWERGYIGAGVTLYDTLGGARALPRHRHLSKRGAFKVAPGLADDALIGAIQYYDAQVDDARHTMTIARTAAEQGASVLTRTRVTSLLRAGERVVGAKVVDRESGVEFEIRAKTVVAATGVWSDDMAEAAGIPAPFTVRASKGIHLVVPREKIDLDTGLILRTEKSVLFVIPWGRHWIVGTTDTEWDLDREHPAASRADVDYVLDHLNAVLRTPVTHDDIEGVYAGLRPLLAAKATATTKLSREHAVARPVPGLVIVAGGKYTTYRVMAADAVDAAVEEVGRPAPPSWTDRLPIVGAEGYHELWEDRFSLASRTGLPLPRVEHLLQRYGTRIWNLVDLIEAEPGLAQPITDTSDYLRVEAVYAVSHEGALHLEDVLTRRTRISIEERDRGVAAAPVVAGLIAPLLGWDEHKREREVANYLARVEAERSAQEAPDDAAANATRLAAPALLPS; from the coding sequence GTGACCCCGCTTTCCCCGCAGTACCGGGCCGAGACGCTGCGGAAGCTGGTGGACGAAGAGATCGACGTGCTCGTCGTCGGCGGGGGAGTGACCGGCGCCGGCGTCGCGCTCGACGCGGCATCGCGGGGCCTGTCGACCGCGCTGGTCGAGGCCCGCGACTTCGCCGCCGGCACGTCCAGCCGGTCGTCGAAGCTGATCCACGGCGGCCTGCGCTACCTGGAGCAGCTGGACTTCAAGCTGGTCCGCGAAGCGCTGAAGGAGCGCGGGCTGCTGCTGCAGAAGCTGGCCCCGCACCTGGTGCGGCCGGTGAAGTTCCTGGTCCCGCTGCAGCACCGGGTGTGGGAACGCGGCTACATCGGCGCGGGCGTCACGCTGTACGACACGCTCGGCGGCGCCCGCGCGCTGCCGCGGCACCGGCACCTGTCCAAGCGGGGTGCGTTCAAGGTGGCGCCCGGCCTGGCCGACGACGCGCTGATCGGCGCGATCCAGTACTACGACGCGCAGGTCGACGACGCCCGCCACACGATGACGATCGCGCGGACGGCCGCCGAGCAGGGTGCTTCGGTGCTCACTCGGACTCGCGTGACCTCGCTGCTGCGTGCGGGCGAGCGAGTCGTCGGCGCGAAGGTCGTCGACCGCGAGAGCGGCGTCGAGTTCGAGATCCGGGCGAAGACGGTCGTGGCCGCGACCGGCGTGTGGAGCGACGACATGGCCGAGGCGGCCGGGATTCCCGCGCCGTTCACCGTCCGCGCGTCCAAGGGCATCCACCTCGTGGTGCCGCGGGAGAAGATCGACCTCGACACCGGGTTGATCCTGCGTACCGAGAAGAGCGTGCTGTTCGTGATCCCGTGGGGACGGCACTGGATCGTCGGCACCACCGACACCGAGTGGGACCTCGACCGCGAGCACCCGGCGGCCAGCCGCGCGGACGTCGACTACGTGCTCGACCACCTCAACGCCGTCCTGCGCACACCCGTGACGCACGACGACATCGAGGGTGTCTACGCGGGACTGCGGCCGCTGCTCGCGGCGAAGGCGACCGCGACGACGAAGCTGTCGCGGGAGCACGCGGTGGCGCGCCCGGTACCGGGCCTGGTCATCGTGGCCGGCGGCAAGTACACGACGTACCGGGTGATGGCCGCGGACGCGGTCGACGCCGCCGTCGAGGAGGTCGGCCGCCCGGCCCCGCCGTCGTGGACCGACCGGCTCCCGATCGTGGGCGCCGAGGGCTACCACGAGCTGTGGGAGGACCGCTTCTCGCTCGCCTCGCGGACGGGCCTGCCGCTGCCGCGCGTCGAGCACCTGCTGCAGCGGTACGGCACGCGGATCTGGAACCTCGTCGACCTGATCGAGGCGGAGCCCGGGCTGGCCCAGCCGATCACGGACACCTCGGACTACCTCCGCGTGGAGGCCGTCTACGCGGTTTCCCACGAGGGTGCGCTGCACCTGGAGGACGTCCTGACCCGCCGGACGCGGATCTCGATCGAGGAACGCGACCGCGGCGTCGCGGCGGCCCCGGTGGTCGCCGGGCTGATCGCGCCGCTGCTCGGCTGGGACGAGCACAAGCGCGAGCGCGAGGTCGCGAACTACCTCGCGCGCGTCGAGGCGGAGCGCTCGGCGCAGGAAGCCCCGGACGACGCGGCGGCGAACGCCACCCGCCTCGCGGCCCCGGCGCTCCTGCCGAGCTGA
- a CDS encoding MIP/aquaporin family protein, with protein MVRNLKAHGLVGEMAAEFVGTMILILFGCGVVAQVVAAGIGDHDSIAWAWGLGVTLGVYVASRISGAHLNPAVTVALAVFKGFEWRKVAPYALAQTAGAFLAALLVRWNYTEVLNAKDPGLTIKTQGVFSTLPGNGTLPVGDWGAFRDQIIGTAILLIVLFAITDLRNTSPGANLAPVVVGFLVVAIGMAWGTDAGYAINPARDFGPRLASWLTGYDTAFTDQYGFPYWWIPIVGPIIGALVGGAIYKYLIERFLPAGHPLDAMPAKDLEPAN; from the coding sequence ATGGTGCGAAACCTCAAGGCCCACGGGCTCGTCGGCGAGATGGCCGCCGAGTTCGTGGGGACGATGATCCTCATCCTGTTCGGGTGCGGGGTGGTGGCGCAGGTCGTCGCCGCGGGCATCGGGGACCACGACAGCATCGCCTGGGCCTGGGGGCTCGGCGTCACGCTCGGTGTCTACGTCGCTTCGCGGATCAGCGGCGCGCACCTCAACCCGGCCGTGACCGTCGCGCTCGCGGTGTTCAAGGGCTTCGAGTGGCGCAAGGTCGCCCCCTACGCCCTCGCGCAGACCGCCGGCGCGTTCCTCGCCGCGCTGCTGGTGCGCTGGAACTACACCGAGGTGCTCAACGCCAAGGACCCCGGCTTGACGATCAAGACCCAGGGCGTGTTCTCCACTCTTCCGGGTAACGGCACGCTGCCGGTGGGTGACTGGGGTGCCTTCCGCGACCAGATCATCGGCACCGCGATCCTGCTGATCGTCCTGTTCGCCATCACCGACCTGCGCAACACCTCGCCGGGGGCGAACCTGGCCCCGGTCGTCGTCGGCTTCCTCGTCGTCGCGATCGGCATGGCCTGGGGCACGGACGCCGGCTACGCGATCAACCCGGCCCGCGACTTCGGCCCGCGTCTGGCTTCCTGGCTGACCGGTTACGACACGGCGTTCACCGACCAGTACGGCTTCCCCTACTGGTGGATCCCGATCGTGGGCCCGATCATCGGCGCCCTCGTCGGCGGCGCGATCTACAAGTACCTGATCGAGCGCTTCCTGCCCGCCGGGCACCCGCTGGACGCCATGCCCGCCAAGGACCTCGAGCCCGCCAACTGA
- a CDS encoding medium chain dehydrogenase/reductase family protein, protein MTATEIVLPGLVEPDGLRVEHRELPRPGDGEALVRVEASGVSFAEQQMRRGKYYDQPPFPFVPGYDVVGTVVEAADPALAGRRVSALTKTGGWRSHVVLPVADLVPVPDGLDPAEAETFVVNGITAWQMLHRIARVRPGATILVHGASGGVGSTLVQLARAAGIEVIGTASARNAEVVTSLGATHVDYRGDVPSRVRALAPGGVDAVFDHVGGPGIVESFRLLAPGGTLVAYGSASTKDEPGNSRLPVLKLFARLLWWNALPNRRRAHFYNVWGGKRNLPRFRARLAEDLGAVFDLAVTGTVKAQVAARIPLTEAARALALAESGTVAGKVVLVP, encoded by the coding sequence ATGACCGCCACCGAGATCGTCCTCCCCGGCCTGGTCGAGCCCGACGGCCTGCGCGTCGAGCACCGCGAGCTGCCGCGGCCGGGCGACGGCGAGGCGCTCGTGCGCGTCGAGGCCAGCGGGGTGTCGTTCGCCGAGCAGCAGATGCGGCGCGGGAAGTACTACGACCAGCCGCCGTTCCCGTTCGTGCCCGGCTACGACGTCGTCGGCACGGTGGTCGAAGCCGCCGATCCCGCGCTCGCCGGGCGCCGGGTCTCCGCCCTGACGAAGACCGGCGGCTGGCGCAGCCACGTCGTGCTGCCGGTCGCCGACCTGGTCCCGGTGCCCGACGGGCTGGACCCGGCCGAAGCCGAGACCTTCGTGGTCAACGGGATCACCGCGTGGCAGATGCTGCACCGGATCGCCCGGGTGCGGCCCGGGGCGACGATCCTCGTCCACGGCGCGAGCGGCGGCGTCGGCTCGACGCTCGTGCAGCTGGCCCGCGCGGCCGGGATCGAGGTCATCGGCACGGCGTCGGCCCGCAACGCCGAGGTCGTCACCTCGCTCGGCGCCACACACGTCGACTACCGCGGCGACGTGCCGTCGCGGGTCCGCGCGCTGGCGCCGGGCGGCGTCGACGCCGTGTTCGACCACGTCGGCGGGCCCGGGATCGTCGAGTCGTTCCGGCTGCTCGCGCCCGGCGGCACGCTGGTCGCCTACGGCAGCGCGTCCACCAAGGACGAGCCCGGCAACTCGCGGCTGCCGGTGCTGAAGCTGTTCGCGCGGCTGCTGTGGTGGAACGCGCTGCCGAACCGCCGCCGGGCCCACTTCTACAACGTCTGGGGCGGCAAGCGGAACCTCCCCCGGTTCCGCGCCCGGCTGGCCGAAGACCTCGGCGCGGTGTTCGACCTCGCCGTCACCGGCACGGTGAAGGCCCAGGTCGCCGCGCGGATTCCGCTGACCGAAGCCGCGCGGGCCCTGGCGCTGGCCGAATCCGGCACCGTCGCCGGCAAGGTCGTGCTCGTCCCCTGA
- the glpK gene encoding glycerol kinase GlpK yields the protein MVQRYVMSIDQGTTSTRCILFDARGRLVSVAQREHQQHFPRPGWVEHDAVEIWRNLSRIVPQALADAGATAEQVVGLGIANQRETTVLWDRRTGNPVGRAIVWQDTRTDAMLEQLAREPGADRVRQLCGLPLATYFSAPRVRWLLERTPGLRERAERGDVLFGTIESWLIWNLTGGAEGGVHVTDVTNASRTMLMNLRTLNWDDELLEFFDVPRAMLPEIRSSTEVYGTTSRVVPGIRIAAALGDQQAALFGQTCFAPGEAKCTYGTGSFLLLNTGPTPVLSTHGMLTTVGFKIGDEPAVYALEGSIAVTGSLVQWFRDGLELIGSAPEIETLARTVEDNGGCYIVPAFSGLFAPHWHSEARGVIAGLTSYITKGHLARAVLEATGWQTREVVDAMNADSGLALSSLKVDGGMTADNLLMQFIADVLDVPVVRPMVAETVSLGAAYAAGLSVGYWPDLEGLRRNWHRAGQWLPAMDPARRTSEYAHWRQAVELTFGWMRPGPAAAAPGSDLVEVLLADHRRFEQLLRDLRNTEADRSAPAAELAALLVAHATATERIVRPAAPGVPFADDLLAVLEDEDFEKALLRLENVVDAHVRGEERGLLNELRTTMSTSDRTGLGRAFVAERIRQLSLNCGAAAHIRDLADRLRL from the coding sequence ATGGTCCAGCGGTACGTGATGTCCATCGACCAGGGCACCACCTCCACCCGGTGCATCCTGTTCGACGCGCGCGGCCGGCTGGTGTCGGTGGCCCAGCGCGAGCACCAGCAGCACTTCCCGCGGCCCGGCTGGGTGGAGCACGACGCCGTCGAGATCTGGCGGAACCTCTCCCGGATCGTCCCGCAGGCACTGGCCGACGCCGGCGCGACCGCCGAGCAGGTCGTCGGGCTGGGCATCGCCAACCAGCGCGAGACGACCGTGCTGTGGGACCGGCGGACCGGCAACCCGGTCGGGCGGGCGATCGTCTGGCAGGACACCCGCACCGACGCGATGCTCGAACAGCTCGCCCGCGAACCCGGCGCCGACCGCGTGCGGCAGCTGTGCGGCCTGCCGCTGGCGACGTACTTCTCCGCGCCGCGCGTCCGGTGGCTGCTCGAACGCACCCCGGGCCTGCGCGAGCGGGCCGAGCGCGGCGACGTGCTGTTCGGCACGATCGAGAGCTGGCTGATCTGGAACCTCACCGGCGGCGCGGAGGGCGGCGTGCACGTCACCGACGTCACCAACGCCTCGCGCACCATGCTGATGAACCTGCGCACGCTGAACTGGGACGACGAGCTGCTGGAGTTCTTCGACGTCCCGCGGGCGATGCTGCCGGAGATCCGCTCGTCGACCGAGGTGTACGGGACGACGTCCCGGGTGGTCCCCGGCATCCGGATCGCGGCGGCGCTGGGCGACCAGCAGGCGGCGCTGTTCGGCCAGACCTGCTTCGCGCCCGGCGAGGCGAAGTGCACGTACGGCACCGGCAGCTTCCTGCTGCTCAACACCGGGCCGACGCCGGTGCTGTCCACGCACGGCATGCTCACCACGGTCGGGTTCAAGATCGGCGACGAGCCGGCGGTGTACGCGCTGGAGGGGTCGATCGCCGTCACCGGGTCGCTGGTGCAGTGGTTCCGCGACGGCCTGGAGCTGATCGGCAGCGCGCCGGAGATCGAGACCCTGGCCCGCACGGTCGAGGACAACGGCGGCTGCTACATCGTCCCGGCGTTCTCGGGGCTGTTCGCGCCGCACTGGCACAGCGAGGCCCGTGGCGTGATCGCCGGGCTGACGTCGTACATCACGAAGGGCCACCTGGCGCGGGCGGTGCTGGAGGCGACCGGCTGGCAGACGCGTGAGGTCGTCGACGCGATGAACGCCGACTCCGGATTGGCGCTGTCGTCGCTGAAGGTGGACGGCGGGATGACGGCCGACAACCTGCTGATGCAGTTCATCGCCGACGTCCTCGACGTGCCGGTGGTGCGTCCGATGGTGGCGGAGACGGTCTCGCTCGGCGCGGCGTACGCGGCGGGGCTGTCGGTCGGGTACTGGCCGGACCTGGAGGGGCTGCGGCGCAACTGGCACCGGGCCGGGCAGTGGCTGCCGGCGATGGACCCGGCGCGCCGGACGAGCGAGTACGCGCACTGGCGGCAGGCGGTGGAGCTGACGTTCGGCTGGATGCGCCCGGGTCCGGCCGCGGCCGCGCCCGGGTCGGACCTGGTGGAGGTGCTGCTGGCCGACCACCGCCGGTTCGAGCAGCTGCTGCGCGACCTGCGCAACACCGAGGCCGACCGCTCGGCGCCGGCGGCGGAGCTGGCGGCCCTGCTGGTCGCCCACGCGACGGCGACGGAACGGATCGTCCGCCCGGCGGCGCCCGGGGTCCCGTTCGCGGACGACCTCCTGGCGGTCCTGGAGGACGAGGACTTCGAAAAGGCGTTGCTGCGGTTGGAGAACGTGGTGGACGCGCACGTCCGCGGCGAGGAGCGCGGGCTGCTGAACGAGCTGCGCACCACCATGTCCACATCGGACCGGACGGGCCTGGGCCGCGCGTTCGTGGCGGAGCGCATCCGCCAGCTGTCCCTGAACTGCGGTGCGGCGGCCCACATCCGCGACCTCGCCGACCGGCTGCGGCTTTAG
- a CDS encoding TetR/AcrR family transcriptional regulator, which translates to MTKRGATLSTSDARRDVVVDAAITEFARAGYHSTPISAVAARADISPAYVFKLFPSKVSLFVAALDRCYELVAHALSNGAARAGDAGPETILDEMGGAYAELIADRNLLMLQVHAQSAADTPEIADAVRRGLAKVTDLARSRSGAADEHVQRFVAYGQLCHLVATLDLDEHAGDWAAVLSAGIRHPGKN; encoded by the coding sequence ATGACGAAGCGCGGTGCCACCCTCTCCACCTCCGACGCCCGGCGGGACGTCGTCGTCGACGCTGCCATCACGGAGTTCGCACGCGCCGGCTACCACAGCACGCCGATCAGCGCGGTGGCCGCGCGGGCCGACATCTCCCCCGCCTACGTCTTCAAGTTGTTCCCCAGCAAGGTTTCCCTCTTCGTCGCCGCGCTCGACCGGTGCTACGAACTGGTCGCGCACGCGCTTTCGAACGGCGCCGCCCGCGCCGGCGACGCCGGCCCCGAGACGATCCTGGACGAAATGGGCGGCGCCTACGCCGAGCTCATCGCCGACCGGAACCTGCTGATGCTGCAGGTGCACGCCCAGTCCGCCGCCGACACGCCCGAGATCGCCGACGCCGTGCGCCGCGGCCTCGCGAAGGTCACCGACCTCGCCCGGTCGCGGTCCGGGGCCGCCGACGAGCACGTCCAGCGGTTCGTCGCCTACGGCCAGCTCTGCCACCTCGTCGCGACCCTCGACCTCGACGAGCACGCCGGCGACTGGGCCGCCGTGCTCTCCGCCGGCATCCGGCACCCCGGCAAGAACTGA
- a CDS encoding IclR family transcriptional regulator → MPGPIQSIERAAAILRLLARGSGRLGVGEIAESLELAKGTAHGILRTLQGVGFVEQDRDTGKYQLGAALLHLGTSYLDVNELRSRAINWADALAARSGEAVRIGAPLEGRVLVVHHVFRPDDSLQTLDVGTLLPLHATALGKVLLAYDTTLKASPEPYTRRTLVTQSAIKRACAKVREAGWAVENGEMISGEAGIAAPIRGHGGIVVGAIGVSGAVDRICDPDGGPNPRLLGHVRDAARAVSRDLGASRW, encoded by the coding sequence GTGCCCGGTCCGATCCAGTCCATCGAGCGCGCCGCCGCGATCCTGCGGTTGCTGGCGCGCGGCTCGGGACGCCTCGGGGTCGGCGAGATCGCCGAATCACTGGAGCTGGCGAAAGGCACCGCGCACGGGATCCTGCGCACGCTGCAGGGCGTCGGGTTCGTCGAGCAGGACCGCGACACCGGCAAGTACCAGCTCGGCGCGGCGCTGCTGCACCTGGGCACGAGCTACCTGGACGTCAACGAGCTGCGGTCGCGGGCGATCAACTGGGCCGACGCGCTGGCGGCGCGCAGCGGCGAGGCCGTCCGGATCGGCGCGCCGCTGGAGGGCCGGGTGCTGGTCGTGCACCACGTGTTCCGGCCCGACGACAGCCTGCAGACCCTCGACGTAGGGACGCTGCTGCCGCTGCACGCGACGGCGCTGGGCAAGGTCCTGCTGGCCTACGACACGACGCTGAAGGCCAGCCCGGAGCCGTACACGCGCCGCACGCTGGTCACGCAGAGCGCGATCAAGCGCGCCTGCGCGAAGGTGCGTGAAGCGGGCTGGGCGGTGGAGAACGGCGAAATGATCTCGGGCGAGGCCGGGATCGCCGCGCCGATCCGCGGGCACGGCGGCATCGTGGTGGGCGCCATCGGCGTGTCGGGCGCGGTCGACCGGATCTGCGACCCGGACGGCGGCCCGAACCCGAGGCTGCTGGGCCACGTCCGCGACGCGGCGCGCGCGGTGTCGCGGGACCTGGGCGCGTCGCGATGGTGA